The Deltaproteobacteria bacterium genome contains the following window.
GACAGCCCGGACGCCTTGATGAACGCGTCGGCATTGTGGCGGTCCTTGTCGATGTTGACCGCGACGAACGCGACGTTGGCGCCGCGCTTTTTGAACTTGCGCGCCAGCTTCTCGTAGGCGGGCAGCTCCTTGCCGCACGGCTTGCACCAACTCGCGCCGAACGTGAGGACCACGACCTTGCCGCGATAGTCGCGCAGGCGGATCTTGCGGTTCTTTCGATCGCGAACGCCGCCGAGTTCGGCCGCGCGATCGCCCTTGGAAACCTTGGCAACGGCCGGCGGTGCCATCCACGTCGTCGCGATCAGCCCCAGCGCGGCAGCGAAGACAGCGGTGCGTACAACATGTGCCATTGGCGTCGACCTCCTGCGGTGTGACGGCGGTGTCCGGTCAGCCATTCACGGACAAGATCTCCTCGATCCAATCCTTCAGGAACGGCAGCGCCGGCGGATCCGAGTACAGGGCCCCGTTGATGAACAACGTCGGAGTGCCCTCCACGTGGGCGGCGAGCCCCTCCTCCTTGTCCTTGCGCACGAGAGCCGCGACGTCCGGGTCGGCCCAATCGCGCTTGAACCGCTCCATGTCGAGGCCGAGCCGCTCGGCGTACTGAAGGATGTCCTGGTCCGTCTGCGCCGTCTGGTTTTCGAGCAAGGTCCGGTGCATGTCCGCGAACCGCCCCTGGCGATGCGCGGCGACCGCCGCGCGCGCCGCCGCCTCCGAGTGCGGATGCGTCGACAGCGGAAAGTGCTTGAAATACACGACCACGTCGTTGGGATACGCCTCGACGACCTCGTCGAGCACCGGCCGAACGGCCGCACAGTGAGGTCAACCGTAGTCCAGAAACTCGACGATCGCGATCGGCGCGCCCGGCTGCCCGAGATGCGGGGCCGACGACGTGTCGAACGTGTATCGCTTGTCGGTGCGGTAGCGCGCGTCGTAGTAGTCGCGCACGGTCAGGTCGTCGTCGGTTTCGTGAACGAGCATCGCGACGTACCGGGCGGCGAAGCGCGCGCGCTTGCACGATGGGTCGTCGGTGAGGCTCTTGCGCAGGCTGTGGGCCTTGCCGCACGGGGATTGCAGCCGGTCGAGGAGTTTGGCGAACCGCGCTTTCTCGGCCGCCGACAACTTCGACGTGTCGACGCCCGGCACGTCGGCAGCCGCCGGCGCCGCCGCGGCAGCCGCCGGCGGCTCGGCCACGTCGAGCGCGCGGACGACGCCTTCGTAGTCGTCCCGCGCGGTGCCGTTCTTCTTCTGGCACGCGGCGCCAGCGACGAGCGGCACAGCGGCCGCGAGAGCAACAATCCTTAGCACTTCGAGGTTTTAGCCCCCGCGAGACGCGAATGCAAGCCATTGACACCATGCGTCAAGGTTGGTATGAGGTGCCTGAATGACGGCTCATTCACCCTCGGACCGCCGCGCGGGGGACCGGCCGCAGGGCGGCGACAAGCGAGAGCGCATCTTGGACGCCGCCGAGCGCGTGTTTGCCCGCCACGGGTTTTTCAACGCGCGCGTGGCCGAGATCGCGCGCGACGCGGGGGTCGCCGACGGCACGATCTACCTGTACTTCAAGAGCAAGGACGACCTGCTGATCTCGCTGTTCGAGTCCCGCATGGAGCGGATCAACCGGCAGCTCGCCGAGCGCGTCGCGGCCGAGACGACCGCGGCCGACCGCTTGCGGACGTTCCTGCACGCCTACGCGGAGTTGGCGCGCGACCAGCCGCACGTCGCCGAGGTGCTCACGATCGAGCTGCGCCAGAGCAGCAAGTTCATGAAGGAGTACGCCAACCCGCGGTTCGCCGAATTCCTGCGAACACTGTCGAGCATCATCGAGCGCGGCCAGGCCGACGGAGAGCTGCGCGCGGACGTGCCGGCCCCGGTGGCCGCTCGCGCGCTGTTTGGCGCGATCGACGAACTCGTGCTCGCGTGGGTGTTGGGCGGCCACGAGAAGTTCGATATCGTGCGCGCGGCCGAACAGCTCGGCCAGATGATGCTCCACGGCCTCGCCGTCGCCCCGGATGAGTGTTCGCCATGACGCCGCCACGGCCCACAGACTCTGCAATCGACTCGCCGCGCGCCGCACCTCGCCGCCGCGCGGACAACGACTGCACAACGGTCCCGCTGGGACCCCGCTGACAAGGAGGACCCCGTGAAAATCCTCGTTCCGATCAAGCGCGTTCCCGATCCCGAGATGAAGATCAAGCTCGTGGACGGGAAGCCCGACCTCAGCAACGCCAACTGGGTCGTCAACACGTTCGACGAGTACGCCGTCGAGGCCGCGCTGCGCCTGACGGAGAACGCGGACACGGGCGACCGCATCGGCGAAGTCGTCGTCGTGACCCTCGGCCCCGAGGACGCGGCGCAACAGCTGCGCAGCGCGCTCGCGATGGGCGCCGACCGCGCGATTCACGTGACAACCGACGACGCCGCGATCGACGCCGGCGTGGTGTCGCGCGCGCTCGCCAAGATCGTCGCCGACGAGAAGCCCGATCTCGTCCTCATGGGCAAGCAAGCGGTCGACGGAGACGCCGGCCAGGTGGGCCCGATGCTCGCGGCGCGCCTGACCTGGCCGCAGGCGACCTTTGCCGCGTTTCTCGACCTGGCGGAAGACAAGTCGTCGATCACCGTCGGGCGCGAAGTCGACGCCGGTGTCGAATACAAGAAGCTCAAACTGCCCGGCGTGGTCACGGTCGACCTGCGCATCGTGCAGCCCAAGAGCGTCACGAACCACGTGACGCCGGACAGCCATGAGTACCAGGACGGTCCGCGCTACGCGTCGCTCAAGGGCATCATGAAGGCGAAGAAGAAACCGATGGACACGAAAGCGCTCGCCGATCTCGGCATCGACACGACGGTCACGGTGGTCGACGGCGCGTATGAACTGCCCCCGCCGCGGGCGGCCGGCGAGATCGTCCCGGACGTCCAGACGCTGGTCAAGAAGCTGCACGAAGAAGCCAAGGTCATCTGAGGAGGCACGACAATGGGCAACGTTCTGACGTTTTGTGAGACGACCGGATCCAGCCTCCGCTCGAGCGCGCTCGCGGCGCTGGGCGTCGCGCGCCAGGTCGCCGGGCATCACGGCGGCGAGGTGATCGCGATCCTCATCGGCAAGGGCGTGGCGGACGCCGGTGCCGACGCCGCCCGCTATGCGAACAAGGTCGTCGTCGTCGACGATGCGGCGCTCGAACACGCGCTCGCCGAAACCTACGCGCCGATCCTCGCCAAAGCGGCCCAGGACAACGGCTGCGATGTGATCGTGGCGACGGCGACGTCGACCGGTAAGGACGTCGTGCCGCGCGTCGCCGGCCTGCTCGACTGCGGGATGGCTTCGGAGATCTCCGCGGTGTTGTCGGGGAACACGTACCGGCGCCCCGTTCTCGCTGGCAACGCGTACGTCACGGTCGAGTTGCGGTCCCCTCTGCAGTGCCTCACGGTGCGCCAGTCCGAGGTCGAGCCGGCCACGCCGCTGGATTCCCCCGGCACGGTCGCGACGGCCGATCCCGGTCCGATCGACCCGCTCGGCGCCGAGTTCGTGCGCCTCGAGACGTCCAAGAGCGAGCGACCGGACCTCAACGACGCCGACATCGTCGTCGCCGGCGGCCGCGGGATGAAAAACGGCGAGAACTTCAAGGTGCTCGAGCAACTGTGTGACCTCCTCGGTGCGGCACTGGGAGCCTCCCGTGCGGCGACGGACGCCGGCTTCGTCCCCGCCGACCTCCAGGTCGGCCAGACCGGCAAGGTCGTGGCGCCGAAGCTGTACATCGCGGTCGGCATTTCCGGCGCGATCCAGCACCTGGCCGGCATGAAGAACTCGAAGGTCATCGTCGCGATCAACAAGGATCCCGAGGCCCCGATCTTCCAGGTGGCCGACTACGGGCTCGTGTCGACCTGGGAAAAGGCGATCCCCGAGCTGATCGGGGAGATCAAGAAGCTCAAGGCCGCGGCGTAACCGGCGAACCAACACCGGCGGCGGCCGGCGCGGAGGCGGGGCGCGACGCGCGCGTCCCGCCTCCGCGTTTTCGGCCGCGAGCCGGCGCGCGGTTCACGGCTATACTGACGGCTCGTGCCGGACTCCTCCGCAGCCAAGCCCCTGCCCGTGCCCGAGGGAGCGCCCGAGGCGCTC
Protein-coding sequences here:
- a CDS encoding TlpA family protein disulfide reductase is translated as MADRTPPSHRRRSTPMAHVVRTAVFAAALGLIATTWMAPPAVAKVSKGDRAAELGGVRDRKNRKIRLRDYRGKVVVLTFGASWCKPCGKELPAYEKLARKFKKRGANVAFVAVNIDKDRHNADAFIKASGLSAVRVGYDPNGNAVETYAPDTMPTTYIIGPKGIVRHVHAGYESGDERDVEAKVQALLSR
- a CDS encoding TetR/AcrR family transcriptional regulator — its product is MTAHSPSDRRAGDRPQGGDKRERILDAAERVFARHGFFNARVAEIARDAGVADGTIYLYFKSKDDLLISLFESRMERINRQLAERVAAETTAADRLRTFLHAYAELARDQPHVAEVLTIELRQSSKFMKEYANPRFAEFLRTLSSIIERGQADGELRADVPAPVAARALFGAIDELVLAWVLGGHEKFDIVRAAEQLGQMMLHGLAVAPDECSP
- a CDS encoding electron transfer flavoprotein subunit beta/FixA family protein — protein: MKILVPIKRVPDPEMKIKLVDGKPDLSNANWVVNTFDEYAVEAALRLTENADTGDRIGEVVVVTLGPEDAAQQLRSALAMGADRAIHVTTDDAAIDAGVVSRALAKIVADEKPDLVLMGKQAVDGDAGQVGPMLAARLTWPQATFAAFLDLAEDKSSITVGREVDAGVEYKKLKLPGVVTVDLRIVQPKSVTNHVTPDSHEYQDGPRYASLKGIMKAKKKPMDTKALADLGIDTTVTVVDGAYELPPPRAAGEIVPDVQTLVKKLHEEAKVI
- a CDS encoding electron transfer flavoprotein subunit alpha/FixB family protein produces the protein MGNVLTFCETTGSSLRSSALAALGVARQVAGHHGGEVIAILIGKGVADAGADAARYANKVVVVDDAALEHALAETYAPILAKAAQDNGCDVIVATATSTGKDVVPRVAGLLDCGMASEISAVLSGNTYRRPVLAGNAYVTVELRSPLQCLTVRQSEVEPATPLDSPGTVATADPGPIDPLGAEFVRLETSKSERPDLNDADIVVAGGRGMKNGENFKVLEQLCDLLGAALGASRAATDAGFVPADLQVGQTGKVVAPKLYIAVGISGAIQHLAGMKNSKVIVAINKDPEAPIFQVADYGLVSTWEKAIPELIGEIKKLKAAA